The Pirellulales bacterium genome contains the following window.
TTCGACGTTGCTAATTGCCGAGCCGCCGTTGCTCGCTTTGACAAACTTCAGCGCGTTCGACAGGGTATTGCCGGCGAGGCCCGGAGCTGTCGCCGCGAACTCGGTCCATAACCGCTCGGCGTTCTGCTTGGCCAGCGATATGGCCACCCCGTGATCCTCGGCCCAGCGGGCCCCGTCGTAAACGTGCCAGCACTTCCGTCGCTCGACGAAGAGAAGCGAATCGCCGTGACGGGACAGCACACGATCCGCATTCGCGTTGTCGGTTTGACCTTCCGCCCGGCCGATGCCAGGAACCCCAGCTTCCTCACTGTGATGCTCGTTGGAGTGCCCAAATCGGGCACCTGAATCCTGTTCATCATGACGATGCCCGGGCTCGAACTCTTCTGCCGCCAGCGCGAGCGATCGCAACTGTTCGACGGTGCCCCCGGCATTCAGCCAGTCGCTAACGTCGCCTTTCGCCGGCAGCCCCGGCAATTCCAGGACGCGCACAGTGGCCGCGACTCCGCGGAGCGATTGCGCGGCTTCCTGCGCGTGCCTGCGGCCAGGTTCGTCGCTGTCTGGCAGGATGACGACATGGCGCCCGCGCAGATGTTCGTTGTACTCGGCTCGCCACTTCCCCGCCCCGCCCACGTTGCACGTCGCCACAGCGCCGAGACTTTGTAGTCGATCGGCGTCTTTCTCACCTTCGACGACGAAGATTAGCTCGCCGGGATCGGCGGCGAGTTTCGGAAGCTGGTACAATACGCGCCGAACGCCGTTGAGTTTCCAGGACCAGCCGCCGTTGCCGTCGGGGGAGCGTTGTCGAAAGTCTTTGGGGTCGTACCGCACCACCTGAAAAAGCAGATTGCCGGCTTCGTCGCGGTAGTCGTAAGTCGCGACGATGCGCTTTTGAACCTTGCCGCCGTTGCTTGGGAACAAGTCGCGCATCCGAAGACCCGCGGCGTCGACCACCGCCTGCGTCGAACAGCTCGCCTGGCAATGCAACAGCGCGCGGCCATCGTCGCCGACGCCGATGGAGAGCGAGGCCGTGCGGTCGTCATGCGCCGGGCAACGCGCTTCCCACTGACGCTGCCCGGTCGATCGGACGCCCTCGAATCGGGCCAAAATTTTCTCGATCATCGATCCGCCTCCGTGCTCTCTGCTCGCATCACCAGCGCGCGAATCTCGCGGTAGCGCCGGCGCGCGGCGATGTACAACAATCGCGATACGTAGCGGCCCGCGCGCTCGTGGCCGCCGGCCATGAGTATGGGGATGCCGAGCGCGACCCATCCCAGCAGCGATCCGACCGCTGCGGCGGGCGTGACGCGGCTTGGCCAGTCTCCGCGCTCCAGGTCCGCCCATTCCCCTTCGACAACGATGGCGCGCGTGTCGTAGCCTAGAAGTCGCTGACACTCGCGGTCGAACCGCTCGCGCTCACGACCGACGCACGCCAGCAGATCGGCCAGAGACTTGCGTTCGACGGCGACCAGGTGCTCAATTCCCGCCACGCTGTAGTCGCCCGTGGCGAGCGTCCCTGGCAGCACGCGCAGGGGCGCGAGGTCGAGCGGGTCTTGCTCGCGCGTGTCAACGATCGCGCAAATGTTTTCCGGGCGAACGTCCGCGGGAATTTTCATGCCGGCTGATCCCCGCTCGCCTCGCTCCGCAACTCCTCTGCCAGCTGCCGAACGACCTGGCGGACCAGCCACGACCGACGCCCGCGGACCGCATCGATCGCGAGCTGCCGTCTGCGTCGAAAGTTCGGCTCGATCCCACCGAGAAAGATGCAAAGCCATTCGGCAGCTGGTCTCACTCGGTCTGCTCCGGCAGCGCGTCGCTGCTCGAAATCGCGTAATTCCTCGGCCAGTCGCGCGCGAAGCTCGGGGGTCTCGCCGCGGTCGACGATCAATGCCAGGTCGGCTTCAATTCCGGGGGCGAACATCAAAGGCCTCCTGCTCGCGGACGAACCGCCGAAGCGCCTCAATGCTGTAGCGCACCGAGGAGCCAAATCGGACGCAGGGAATTGGCCCGCGCGGCTGCGTACGGCTCCAAAGCGACTTGCGACAGATAGAAAGCGATCGAGCGGCTTCGTCAGCCGTGAGAAGCAATTTTGGCTCAGCAGCGCTCATTGCGTGGCCTCCGCTTCCCGAAGCCAGCCACGAGCGCGAAGCGCGTCGACAATTGCTGGGATTTGGTCAGATGGAATGGCGCGCTTGCCTCCGAACTTCTGCGGCTCGGGGAGCGTGCCGTCTTCAAAGAGGCGCCGAACGCGCCATTCGTCGGTACCGACGAATTCGGCGACCTGACCTGTTGTGAAGATTGCCATGATTCGGCCCGGTCGAGTTTGGTAAACAACCCACGGCCGAATACTAGGTGTGAAGAGGTCAGGGCTTCGAGGTGTGAAACAGCCTTCGCAATGGGTGAAAAAGTATGATTTCGTGTGAAATCATGCCGTGACCTTTGTGCGCGACCTCTTTTTAGGTTTCGCGTAAATCGCGTGCTTCACTGACGCGAGGGATAGTCGCGGCCAGAAACCCGGATACGTCCTGCGCCAAAGTTGGAGCACCTCGTTCGGGCTGTGCAGCCTCGCATGCTGCTCTTTTAGCCAGTCATTTCGCTCCTGCACTGTTGGCTTGGTTAGCCAAGTTTGCGGCTGCGCGGCCGAAATGGCGGCGTGCGATATTGGCTTGCACTGCACCGATTTCTTGGGAGCGCACGACGAACGGAAGACAAGCCACTCCATCGCTTCTGACACGCCGACAAAAATGGCCTCGCCGGCTGCGTGAACCGCTTCAAGGCTTTCTCGCAACGCTTTCCTTTTGCCATCGATTGCCGCCAGGAAAATACGGGCGGCAACCGCGACCGCCCGGTTCCCATCGCTCATTTTCGACTCCGCCAGCGATTTCAGCCGCGAGAGTGGCGTGCTCGTCAGACCGCCGGTGTCGGGTACGTCGCGAAGCTTCGCCGCGAGTACTTCCGTTGCGCGACACGACATTACGAACGAGATAATCCAGGCCGCTGACTCCTTCGGAGTACTGCGGAGCCGCAGGTCGCGCCGTTTCAGATCCCAGGCCGAAAATTCGGCGCGCCAGCGAAAGTACGGTTCGCGAGCTTTTTTTGCTGCCTCGCGGGCGGCGCGCTCCGCTTCGATCAAAGACCGTATGCTGGCGGCGTCCATGACTCATCCTTTCAAAAGCCGGGCCAGCCGCCGCGGCACTGGCGGGATGAGGCGCCGTGCCGGCGGGGCTGTGCGCGACGGTAGCGAGCCGTCAAACCCAGCACGCACGTTATGCCAAATTCGCCCGCGCGAGTTCAAGCACTCTTTGCCGGCAATCGGCGGCCAGCCGCGGCCAAAGCCCGATCAACTCGGCTAGTTGCAAATCTGCACCGGAATCTGCACCGCTTTTTGGAAACGGGGCATTTTCCTCGGGAATTTCGAGGTAGTTCGACTCCCCGTGGGGGTATCCTTCAAACGCGTCTTGTACGCATAATCTTGCAAGTGCAAGCAACGCCTCATCTTCCGACGATGAGGCTTTTTGCGTTTGCGATTCAATTTGGTCACTTACGGCCGCTTGCTGCGTCGGATTTCGCGTCGTCTGTTCCGCGCCACCGAGTGCACGCCTGAAGTGCTCTTCGGTCGTCTTCAGATAATGCCGCTCCGCGATGTCTGGCGAGTTTCCGATCCAGTCCGTCACCACATGCAGCGGAAACTGGTCGGCCAGTTCCGTCTGCCGGCTGGCCCGCAGGTTGTGGAATAAGCGCTCCCACGGCTTCACCCGCGCGCGTCGGATTATGCGCTCAAATTGAGTCCGCAGGTTTTGGGTATCGTCGCGATAGCCTTGGATCAGGTACACGGCCTTCTTGGCAGCCAAAGCGTGGGCATCTTCGAGGTAAGGCCGCAGCTCCGGGAAGATCGGCACAACCCGGTAGGGCTTGTGCTGGTGTTCGGTCTTCGGTGACGGCACCGTCACCGGCAGCGCGCAAGACCATATAATCGGCACGATCGCCACGACCGGCGGGGCGGGCGTGCGCTGTCGCGTCAGCGCCGGTGCAAAATGGTCTCACGAACTTCCCGAAATCACGGAGGACGCGCCATGGCGCGAGCGAAGAAACCGGCCGCCAAGCAGCCGTCGCAGGTGTACCGCTTCAAGATCACGCTACTCGACGTGAAGCCGCCCATCTGGCGACGCATCGAAGTGGCCGACGGCACACTCGATGAGTTGCACGAGCACATTCAGACCGCGATGGGCTGGACCAACTCGCACTTGCACCAGTTCGACATCGGCGGCCGTCGCTACGGTGACCCTGAGCTACTCGACGATGGCTGGGGAGACCGGGACTTCGTCGATTCCACGAAGCTCCGCTTGAACAAGCTCTTGGATAAGAAGCGAAAATCGTTCCGCTTCCACTACGAGTATGACTTCGGTGACGGCTGGCGCCACGAGATCATCTACGAAGGCGTGCAGCCCGCAGAGCCCGGCGCGAAGTACCCGCGCTGCACCGAAGGTGCGCGTGCCTGCCCGCCCGAAGATTGCGGCGGCCCTTGGGGCTACATGGACTTCTTGGAAGCCATCCGCGATCCGAAGCATGAAAGCCACGACGATCTACTGGAATGGATCGGCGGCGAGTTCGACTCCGAAGCGTTTGATCTCAAAGAAGCCAACAAAGAAATGCGCCGCGGTCTGCCCAATTGGCGCGATTACCGCTAACCGGGCCGCGTCTCCATCCACCGCGACAGCGGTTTCGTTCAATCCCCTTTATTTGGCGCGAACGCAGGACGCTGCGAATCAGTCGCAGTTACATTTCAATCGTGGGTCCTACATGCAACAGGTGCTGGTGTCCAATCCGACATCCAGGTTACGCGCGAACTTCATGAGTGAGCAAACTCGGTGCATTTACCGGAGCACCGCCAGGACTCGTTTAGATACCACTGGGATCAATGCGCTGCAAATGCTGAGACATCGAGATCCTTCAGCAAGTCTCGATGACCGCCGAGACGATGAATCTGCAAACCGTATCCTTCATCGCATTGAACACCGAAGACCAGTGAAGTGCCGTCCGGGCTTAGGGCCATCGAGAATATTCGCTCACGCCCGGATCCAAATCGCAATAGTTCGGCACGAGTTGCGGTATGCCAGATCCGCACGGTCCCGTCATCACTAAGGCTGAGAATCGAACCGCCGCCGGGAGAAAAACAAAGATCACGGAGTCCCCTCTCGTGTCCGACACACTTCCCCAGAACGTTAGGATTCTGTAGGTCCCAGAAGTAGACCACCCCTTCGTGACCACCGGCGGCAAGATGACGTCCGTCCTGCGAAGCAGCCGTTACTCCGATTCTTTCAGAAGCCCCTGATAATCTCATTACTGGTACATCGGAATCTGCCATTCGCAGAAGCAAATCGTGCGACGGCTCAACTTCCAGCAACAAATCGCCACGCACGGTCCGGAATTCTCCCATCCAGTTGCCCGACAAGCGTGCGCGGTTGTCCTCGCGACCCAATTCGAGAACTTCCGTGTAAGGTCGACATACCACGAGCGACTCGTCGTTTCGAGCGTAAGAGACCTCCATCGCGCCCCCTGCCGGCGGAAGCGAATGTGTCACTTTGCATTCACCTGTTGTGGCACTGTATCTATGAACTGCTGCACCGTCTGCCAGAGCAAGCTCGTCTCCCAATCGGGGAAATGCACACACACGTCGCCCGCAAAGGATCGTCTCGTCGCACGGCATCACCGAAAATGCCCTCGACCACAGGGATGATCCACCACGCATGCTGAATAACCCCAGCCGCGCTTTGCCTTCCGGCGACGCGCAGATAAGAGCGAACAATTGCCCATTCGGCGAGAACGTCATTGCGATGGGCGGTATCGCCAAAGAAACCTCGAACTCCCGGTACATCGATGCGACACGCCACAGCTTTATCTCGCTGTCCAGGCTGACGTTTCGGCAGGCACTGGAGCTTGGCGGGCATGTCAAGAAAGGAGAGCACGGCAGCCAGGTCGTCTACGCATCCACCTTCAAGAAGAAGGAGACTGACGCCGCCGGCGAGGAGATCGAGCAGGACATTCCGTTCCTCAAAACCTACACCGTGTTTTGTGCTGACCAGTGCGATGGATTGCCGAACCGTCGGGCTTGTTGTTGATGGGATCAGCGACCCTGCTTTTACTCTGGCGCCGTCGCAGATAGGAATAGAATGCGACGGGTCAGCAGTGTCCGGCGAATTCCTCTATGGGCTTCGGTCGTCAAAACGGTCTGATGTTCCACACCTGGACGTAGCCGATCGTGATCGAGCCTGCCTGGCCGCTGGGGGGACCGATGAAGTCGGTGGCCGAATCGGTGGTGCTCCAGGTGTCGCCGGCGGCGAGGTTGATCGTGAAAAACAGGTTGCCCCTCACGACCTGCCGGCTGGTCATCACCGACTTGCGATCGAGGTACCAGTTCGTGCCGGTCGTCAGAAATTCGACGCCGTAGGTATGAAAGGCCGCGGAGAGATTCGCCGAGCGCGACGCGCTGACGAAGTTGCCTGCCACTTCACCGCCGGTGGCCGTCAGCATGGCCGGATAGCTTTGCGTGGGCCGCTTGGTGGCCAATTGAACGAAGTCGATTTCGGGAAAACCGGTCATCGGATCGCCGAAGAATTCGCCGGTCAACCAGAAGCCGGGTACCGGCGTGCTCTTGATCGACACCTCGGCGTAGAACGGCGGCGTGAAATCCTCCAGCCCGAGCGTCGACAGACAGCCCGAGGTGTAGGTGCAAGCGAAGTTCGGGCCGGTGTAGCCTGTCGGATAGGCGCCGGCTGGGAGCGGCGGCCGATTCGCGGCGGCGATCGGCGTGGCCGTGATCGTGAGCCCGGTGGCGCCGAAGCTGAAGGGACTGGGATTGCCGTAACCTCCGGTGGCTCCGACGTACACTTGCTGCTCGCCCCAGGTGGCGTTGCTTAACAGCCCGTCGCCGAAGGGCGAGTTGGTTGTCCAGTTGGCGTCGAGCGTTTTCTGATTGATGAAGGTCTCGTTGAAGATCAAGCGCGGCTGCGGTGGCGGCGGGGTGCGTCCTCTTCCGAAAGCGGTTCCGGAAACGAGCGTAGACAGGCCGCCCAAGAGGGCGGCGCGGCGCGAGACTCGCATGGCAATATCCTCCGTTCAAATGCCGAAAAACGATTGGCAAAGACCGCCTGCCCGCGGAATCACTTTGCGCATCAGCGGAGGATGTTCGTCTCGGAAGCAATGCGATCAGAGTGCCTGGTTGCCTCTTAACCGCGCAGCGCGTTGGCGCATTCCTCCGTGGCACCGCTCGGTAGCCGGGACAAAGGCGTTCACTACCGTTAACTGTCAATCAGCAATGCGACGTCGCCGTAAAATCACTGCCAGAAAAATCGCGCGCAGTTGAATGTTTGATTGCGAGATCAATTCTTCGGTGGCAAGTAACGAGGCGACGTTCAGGGTGAAATGGAAAATGGCATCCCCATGAATGCTCGGTCGGCGAATAGAAGCGTTGGATGAAGCAAGAGAGGTAGGGTGCAGTGGATGCGGGGGTTCGCGCGGAATTGCGCTCCTGTTACGTCGAGCATGATCTGCCGGAAGCCCGCCTTTGAAATTGCGACCGTCAAGAGATTCTTCCCGACTGCACGCGACTAAAAAAAAGAGCCCATGGCCGCTTGCGCGCCTTAGCGTGCAAACGAACATGGGCTCTTTGGATACTCGCTGTCTTGATCGAGCTCTACGGATACCCCGGTCAACTCGTGGTGACCGTGCTCAGCGATGGCCTCGCCGGCTGTAGTCGCAACCTAGCAAAGGGGCTGGCTCAATTTCCAGGGCAAATCGGCGAAAAGATAAGGTCGGCCGATGCGAAGACGGCGCAAACACGTGCGGCTGAGCAGGCGAAGCCGACGCCTTTTTTTATTCCAGCTCGTGAACGTCCGACAGGACGCCGCGCGGGATGCACACCGTAAGCACGGTCAAGTTGCCGATGGCCTTGTGCTTGACGCCGCGGGGCACGTATACGACCACGCCCCTTGTGTACCTCGATCGTTTCATCGTCGAGGATCATCGTGCCTTGGCCGTCGATGATGTAATAGAACTCGTCGGTGCGGGCGTGGTAATGCAATTTCGCGTCGTGGATTTCGACGTGATGGACTTCGGCCGCGGCGCCGTCCTTCTCTTCGACCAGGCAGCGAATCTGCCCACACGTTTCGGCCCATGGCGTGACTTCCGCCGGATCACGACGCAGGTAAGCGGCACGCGTGCTCATGTCGGTGTTCCTGATAGGGAGCATTCGAGGGCCCGGTCAACCAAAGGCGCAAACACCCACTTTATATCGCAGCAAGGAAGTCACCGCGAGACTTTTTTGCGACCGTGGGCAGTGCGGCCTGCTGCTTGCCGATAATCGAGGGTCGGTTTGCACCTAGAGGCCTCTTGCCGCCGCAGGATACGACACCGCTACCAAAATCGCCCGCGCAAGCGACCGGCCAAGACGCCTGGTGAAGCTGGCCTGGGCGTTCTCGTTGGCCAAGTTGCCGTTGGTTCCGGCAGTCATCTTCTGAGCGTGATATGGTTGAGTGTGATTCTCCTGGTCACACGGGCCGGTGCTCCGTAAACGATCGGGAAGAATCTCTCCATTCATTCGCCCGGCCAAGATCGTCCTCATCATGAGTCCACCGCTCTATCCCTCGCTGTACCAGATGAATACGCGCGTCTGGCTGACGGCGCTGTCGCGGGCCCTTGGTCGTCGCGCCACGCTCGATGATATACCGGGCGACGAACTTGATCGCCTGGCCGCAAGGGGCTTCGACTGGATTTGGTTTCTCAGCGTTTGGCAGACGGGCCAGGTCGGGCGCGATATCTCGCGCAGCAACCTTCCGTGGCGGCGTGAATTCGAAGAAGCTTTGCCCGATCTTGTCGAGGAGGACATCGCCGGTTCCGGTTTCGCCATCTCTGGTTACACGGTGCACCGTGATCTGGGCGGGGACCAGGCCTTGGCACGCTTGCGCGAACGACTCGAACAGCGCGGGCTGAAGCTGGTTCTGGATTTCGTGCCGAATCATAC
Protein-coding sequences here:
- a CDS encoding phage/plasmid primase, P4 family, with the translated sequence MIEKILARFEGVRSTGQRQWEARCPAHDDRTASLSIGVGDDGRALLHCQASCSTQAVVDAAGLRMRDLFPSNGGKVQKRIVATYDYRDEAGNLLFQVVRYDPKDFRQRSPDGNGGWSWKLNGVRRVLYQLPKLAADPGELIFVVEGEKDADRLQSLGAVATCNVGGAGKWRAEYNEHLRGRHVVILPDSDEPGRRHAQEAAQSLRGVAATVRVLELPGLPAKGDVSDWLNAGGTVEQLRSLALAAEEFEPGHRHDEQDSGARFGHSNEHHSEEAGVPGIGRAEGQTDNANADRVLSRHGDSLLFVERRKCWHVYDGARWAEDHGVAISLAKQNAERLWTEFAATAPGLAGNTLSNALKFVKASNGGSAISNVEKLMRADARVRIPDRDLSSVFDAQAHLLNVLNGTVDLRTGELRPHDRSDRITRLAPVTFDPDAGCPQWREFIRWATVDDRELGQFLQRSLGSALWGEVRDHVLLILYGTGRNGKGTLLSVLRKILGDYATEAAKDLLIERKHEGHATERAALCGRRLVTCTESARRAHLDEALVKQLTGGDTITARGMRENLWSFQPSHTLIMATNHRPRISGTDLGIWSRIRLVPFNARISDAAKDTGLATKLEAEASGILSWLIAGCRLWQDDGFKLMDAAAVTEATAEYRESSDLLKPFLDECTIEQPHGRVLFGDLREAYLSWCKTHGIAQPMGERTFREDLDARGFEGKPGAQGKKFRLGLVLR
- a CDS encoding ERCC4 domain-containing protein, whose protein sequence is MKIPADVRPENICAIVDTREQDPLDLAPLRVLPGTLATGDYSVAGIEHLVAVERKSLADLLACVGRERERFDRECQRLLGYDTRAIVVEGEWADLERGDWPSRVTPAAAVGSLLGWVALGIPILMAGGHERAGRYVSRLLYIAARRRYREIRALVMRAESTEADR
- a CDS encoding plasmid pRiA4b ORF-3 family protein — protein: MARAKKPAAKQPSQVYRFKITLLDVKPPIWRRIEVADGTLDELHEHIQTAMGWTNSHLHQFDIGGRRYGDPELLDDGWGDRDFVDSTKLRLNKLLDKKRKSFRFHYEYDFGDGWRHEIIYEGVQPAEPGAKYPRCTEGARACPPEDCGGPWGYMDFLEAIRDPKHESHDDLLEWIGGEFDSEAFDLKEANKEMRRGLPNWRDYR
- a CDS encoding ArdC-like ssDNA-binding domain-containing protein — encoded protein: MLNNPSRALPSGDAQIRANNCPFGENVIAMGGIAKETSNSRYIDATRHSFISLSRLTFRQALELGGHVKKGEHGSQVVYASTFKKKETDAAGEEIEQDIPFLKTYTVFCADQCDGLPNRRACC
- a CDS encoding glycoside hydrolase family 16 protein → MRVSRRAALLGGLSTLVSGTAFGRGRTPPPPQPRLIFNETFINQKTLDANWTTNSPFGDGLLSNATWGEQQVYVGATGGYGNPSPFSFGATGLTITATPIAAANRPPLPAGAYPTGYTGPNFACTYTSGCLSTLGLEDFTPPFYAEVSIKSTPVPGFWLTGEFFGDPMTGFPEIDFVQLATKRPTQSYPAMLTATGGEVAGNFVSASRSANLSAAFHTYGVEFLTTGTNWYLDRKSVMTSRQVVRGNLFFTINLAAGDTWSTTDSATDFIGPPSGQAGSITIGYVQVWNIRPF
- a CDS encoding cupin domain-containing protein — translated: MSTRAAYLRRDPAEVTPWAETCGQIRCLVEEKDGAAAEVHHVEIHDAKLHYHARTDEFYYIIDGQGTMILDDETIEVHKGRGRIRAPRRQAQGHRQLDRAYGVHPARRPVGRSRAGIKKGVGFACSAARVCAVFASADLIFSPICPGN